The genomic DNA GTTCATGTGAGTGTTATCGGTAACGTGTGGGGCAATGTAAAAAGTTAAATATGAAAATAGACCTAACCGCATTAGTAACTGAAAGTCGCAATCAAGCTTCGGAGCAGATTGATAACTTATCTACCATTGATATGCTTAGCGTGATCAATAACGAAGATAAAAAAGTGGCTGAAGCAGTCGAGAAAAACCTACCTGAGGTTGCAAAACTGGTTGATCTAGTCGCAACTGCCTTTTCAAAAGGAGGGCGATTAATTTACAGTGGAGCAGGCACTTCAGGTCGATTAGGAATATTAGATGCAAGCGAATGCCCTCCAACCTACGGCTCAAAACCAGAGCAGGTAGTTGGTTTGATCGCTGGTGGCCATAAAGCCATTTTAAAAGCGGTCGAAAACGCTGAAGATAATGCCCAATTAGGCGCTGCTGATCTACAGCAAATAAACTTCAGCCAAAATGATGTGTTAGTAGGTATTGCAGCCAGTGGTCGCACTCCCTATGTGATTGGCGCAATGCAATATGCATTAGCACAG from Psychromonas sp. psych-6C06 includes the following:
- the murQ gene encoding N-acetylmuramic acid 6-phosphate etherase; the encoded protein is MKIDLTALVTESRNQASEQIDNLSTIDMLSVINNEDKKVAEAVEKNLPEVAKLVDLVATAFSKGGRLIYSGAGTSGRLGILDASECPPTYGSKPEQVVGLIAGGHKAILKAVENAEDNAQLGAADLQQINFSQNDVLVGIAASGRTPYVIGAMQYALAQGACVACISCNPTSPMTELAQIAITPVVGAEVVTGSSRMKAGTAQKLILNMITTGAMIKTGKVFGNLMVDVEATNAKLLQRQKNIVVEATQCSLETAEQALSACDNHCKTAILMVLLNIDAPDAQQKLQQKGGFIRAALTD